In the Plectropomus leopardus isolate mb chromosome 5, YSFRI_Pleo_2.0, whole genome shotgun sequence genome, one interval contains:
- the rab34a gene encoding ras-related protein Rab-34a isoform X2 → MSVRVSAMSVLPPVRRDRIIAQLPQYFRKEAALHTKEDFNNKVRTACQEQRTGTVGFKISKVIIVVGDLAVGKTCLINRFCKDAFDKNYKATIGVDFEMERFEVLGVPFSLQLWDTAGQERFKCIASTYYRGAQVVIIAFDVNDVASLGHVRQWLEDSLKENDPTAVQLFLVGTKKDLSSPAQYSQIEQDALKLAQEIRAEYWAVSSLTGENVREFFFRVASLAFETNVLAELEKSGSRQIGGVVRINSNTNNLYATSKKKQPNCCQ, encoded by the exons ATGTCCGTCCGAGTTTCAGCCATGAGTGTCCTTCCTCCTGTCCGAAGGGACCGTATCATCGCTCAGCTCCCTCAG TATTTCAGAAAAGAGGCAGCTCTGCACACTAAGGAGGATTTCAACAACAAAGTGAGGACGGCCTGTCAGGAGCAGCGTACGGGCACAGTGGG ATTTAAAATCTCTAAGGTCATCATTGTTGTGGGTGACCTGGCTGTGGGGAAAACCTGTCTGATTAATAG attttgtaAAGATGCTTTTGATAAAAACTACAAGGCAACGATCGGTGTTGACTTTGAGATGGAGCGCTTTGAGGTGTTGGGGGTTCCTTTCAGCCTGCAGCT CTGGGACACTGCAGGCCAAGAGAGGTTCAAGTGCATCGCTTCTACGTATTACAGAGGAGCCCAGG tTGTGATTATTGCATTCGATGTAAATGATGTTGCCTCTTTGGGTCATGTGAG GCAGTGGCTGGAAGACTCCCTGAAAGAGAACGACCCCACTGCAGTTCAGCTGTTCCTCGTTGGCACAAAGAAAGACCTGAGC TCTCCTGCTCAGTATTCTCAGATCGAACAAGACGCCCTCAAACTGGCACAAGAGATCAGAGCGGAGTATTGGGCCGTGTCATCACTGACAG GGGAAAACGTCAGAGAGTTTTTCTTTCGTGTTGCATCGTTGGCATTTGAGACCAACGTTCTCGCCGAGTTGGAGAAAAGTGGGTCGAGGCAAATTGGGGGAGTTGTCA GAAttaacagcaacacaaacaatcTGTACGCAACGTCAAAGAAGAAACAGCCAAACTGCTGCCAGTAA
- the tlcd1 gene encoding TLC domain-containing protein 1, giving the protein MEALFPVLKRHPGPSLLVFSLIFRLTHRLLQRLPVPKVVKQDDFRSWKWRNLSVSMVHSLLTGTWALTCALVWPETLSNLHSYHTPLSYLLVCISTGYFVQDAADIILTGHAIGAWEFLLHHTIVISCFLYTLYTELYVSGAVIALFVEVNSVTLHLRLLLKLANAQSSTMYYINKFANIFTYITFRLSTQFYLTWYIIHNYSWLDHGLFFLIPIIVMNIMMLIYFYRLVRSDFFHQSKKSVGQNGTHYNNSKKFLSD; this is encoded by the exons atggaggcCCTTTTTCCTGTGCTGAAGCGTCACCCCGGCCCCTCATTGCTGGTGTTCTCCCTGATTTTCAGACTGACCCACCGGTTGCTCCAAAGGCTGCCTGTGCCTAAAGTGGTAAAACAGGATGACTTTCGCTCCTGGAAGTGGAGGAACCTCTCTGTGTCAATGGTGCACTCTCTGCTGACTGGGACATGGGCCTTGACCTG TGCGCTGGTTTGGCCAGAGACGTTGAGCAACCTTCACTCTTACCACACCCCTCTGTCCTACCTGCTTGTCTGCATCTCAACAG GGTACTTTGTGCAGGATGCAGCTGATATTATCCTGACAGGACATGCAATAGGAGCGTGGGAATTCTTACTCCATCATACAATA GTGATCTCGTGTTTCCTGTATACCCTCTATACTGAGTTGTATGTCTCCGGTGCTGTTATCGCTCTCTTTGTGGAGGTCAACAGCGTCACCCTCCACCTGAGATTGTTGCTTAAGTTGGCAAATGCTCAGTCCTCCACTATGTACTACATCAACAAATTCGCCAACATCTTCACCTACATCACGTTTCGTCTGAGCACCCAGTTCTACCTCACCTGGTACATCATTCACAACTACTCCTGGCTGGACCACGGTTTATTCTTCCTCATCCCTATAATAGTGATGAATATCATGATGCTGATTTATTTCTACCGCCTTGTACGCTCTGACTTCTTCCACCAGAGTAAGAAATCTGTGGGACAGAATGGAACGCATTACAACAACTCTAAGAAGTTTCTCTCTGATTGA
- the zgc:174895 gene encoding adenine phosphoribosyltransferase isoform X2, producing the protein MDVLAAPADRHKGWYLCLMAPNTKGPKFAWLDPSRLYCNSQALADCVKDLLSPFHSDTIDLVAGIDAMGFILGASIASTLGKGFLAVRKAGHLCVPTQNQNYKDYTGREKTMEVRLDALRPGMRVLLVDQWIETGGTMKAAIQLVEKLGATVVGVAAVAIENTEGGKWIKENYKFSHCIPEELQSQIDQKYLDLFKGFN; encoded by the exons atggacgTGTTGGCAGCTCCTGCAGACCGACATAAAGGATGGTACCTTTGTCTGATGGCACCCAACACTAAAGGACCAAAGTTTGCCTGGCTGGACCCGTCCAGACTCTACTGCAACTCACAG GCTCTTGCAGACTGTGTCAAAGACCTTCTCAGCCCATTCCACAGCGACACCATTGATTTGGTTGCCGGGATAGATGCAATGGGGTTCATTCTCG GTGCGTCTATTGCCAGCACCCTTGGAAAAGGTTTTCTGGCTGTCCGCAAAGCGGGACACTTGTGTGTCCCAACCCAAAACCAAAATTACAAAGACTACACAGGCAGAGAAAAGACTATGGAAGTAAGACTGGATGCGCTAAGACCAG GGATGAGGGTACTGTTAGTGGACCAATGGATAGAGACGGGAGGCACTATGAAGGCTGCGATCCAGCTTGTGGAGAAGTTGGGAGCCACTGTTGTAG GTGTAGCCGCAGTGGCCATCGAGAACACTGAGGGAGGAAAGTGGatcaaagaaaattacaaattttcTCACTGCATCCCAGAAGAGCTCCAGAGCCAAATTGACCAGAAGTATCTTGATCTTTTCAAAGGCTTCAACTGA
- the rab34a gene encoding ras-related protein Rab-34a isoform X1 — protein MSVRVSAMSVLPPVRRDRIIAQLPQYFRKEAALHTKEDFNNKVRTACQEQRTGTVGRFKISKVIIVVGDLAVGKTCLINRFCKDAFDKNYKATIGVDFEMERFEVLGVPFSLQLWDTAGQERFKCIASTYYRGAQVVIIAFDVNDVASLGHVRQWLEDSLKENDPTAVQLFLVGTKKDLSSPAQYSQIEQDALKLAQEIRAEYWAVSSLTGENVREFFFRVASLAFETNVLAELEKSGSRQIGGVVRINSNTNNLYATSKKKQPNCCQ, from the exons ATGTCCGTCCGAGTTTCAGCCATGAGTGTCCTTCCTCCTGTCCGAAGGGACCGTATCATCGCTCAGCTCCCTCAG TATTTCAGAAAAGAGGCAGCTCTGCACACTAAGGAGGATTTCAACAACAAAGTGAGGACGGCCTGTCAGGAGCAGCGTACGGGCACAGTGGG CAGATTTAAAATCTCTAAGGTCATCATTGTTGTGGGTGACCTGGCTGTGGGGAAAACCTGTCTGATTAATAG attttgtaAAGATGCTTTTGATAAAAACTACAAGGCAACGATCGGTGTTGACTTTGAGATGGAGCGCTTTGAGGTGTTGGGGGTTCCTTTCAGCCTGCAGCT CTGGGACACTGCAGGCCAAGAGAGGTTCAAGTGCATCGCTTCTACGTATTACAGAGGAGCCCAGG tTGTGATTATTGCATTCGATGTAAATGATGTTGCCTCTTTGGGTCATGTGAG GCAGTGGCTGGAAGACTCCCTGAAAGAGAACGACCCCACTGCAGTTCAGCTGTTCCTCGTTGGCACAAAGAAAGACCTGAGC TCTCCTGCTCAGTATTCTCAGATCGAACAAGACGCCCTCAAACTGGCACAAGAGATCAGAGCGGAGTATTGGGCCGTGTCATCACTGACAG GGGAAAACGTCAGAGAGTTTTTCTTTCGTGTTGCATCGTTGGCATTTGAGACCAACGTTCTCGCCGAGTTGGAGAAAAGTGGGTCGAGGCAAATTGGGGGAGTTGTCA GAAttaacagcaacacaaacaatcTGTACGCAACGTCAAAGAAGAAACAGCCAAACTGCTGCCAGTAA